AAAAACTATGAAATATGGATGGGACTCCTATTGAGTTTGTCTTAGCGTGGATTTTTAGGTCATTTAGTTGGCGGGTTCCTCTGCATTTAACGTAGGGTCCTTTGAAATTAGTTATATTTTTTCTTATGCCTTTTTTGATAAGTGGGTAAAAACCCTACATCTATAAGAACCATCGTTATTTGTATGAAAGATTTCTGTTTCACTATATGCCCATCCAAATTGAAACCGCTGTTTTTCCAAAATAATGTTTTTCCATTTCGTATACAAATAGAAGACAACCATATGAGCGTCTTCTATTTGTATGAACGATCATACTTAGAATGAAAGACTTGTAAGTTGGGAAGCCACACTTAAGTCATCATTTAATGTGATTGCGAAACATGCAACAAGTGGTAATGTAATCACAACAGATCCACAAGGTGTTACTATAATTGTTGGACTTGTCCCACATAAGTTTCCACAATTTACAACGGATTCTACACCATTACCAGGTGTAATGGTAATAACAAGACAGACATTAAAACAAATATTGTTTGTCGTACATGCCATAGTCTCTCCTCCTTTCTAATAACATCTATGAACACAATATGCCTTAGAAAAATTAGGGGAACGGCACAATAATCATTTTTAACAAATTAATAGAGACTGAATCTATCTCTTAATTAAAGCAACCAATTCCGTTGAATACGTGAAATCATTATTTAAAGTTGTATCAAAACAAGCTTGAAAAGGTAGAACGTTAAAATCAGATGAACAATCATCATTACATTTCACAACAAGCTCCACTCCACCATTTGGATTTGTTCTTGTTTCTAAACAGATATCAAAACAATTTTTATTTATACAAGCCAATTGATAGTCTCCTTTCTATTGTTTTTCTATATACAAATATATTATGTATTTTTATTTAAATTGTTCATTTTCTTTTTCCTGTGCATTTTACTCATTCCATTCATACATAAATCTCATAAACTACTTTATAAAGGAGGCCTTCACAATGATTACTTATGCAAAACTGATCAATTGGAGAGAATACGGAGAGGTCATCATTTTAGAATGTTTAGCTGGCGAAGAGTATATCGAAATATCCACTTATAAAAATTATATATATAATGCTCACCTTTTAAAAGATCCAGTATACATTCGTTTAGATTCTACTGGAAGGATACTTGGAATTAATATATTGTCACCTTGATGCTTATTATCGGTAGAGTATTTGTTTATAGCTATTAATACGGTAAGTGAAATTAACTGTTTTTTCTGAATAATACGCGTATATGAGGATTGTTCAATGTACATTCTTTTCTAATTATGAATGCGCTATTTTCCTTCTAATTTCTTTACTTAATAAAAAGAAGAAATGCCTCTCACTTAACAAGTGAGAGGCATTTCGAAATCGTTTGCCTTATCTGTAACTGTTAAAATAAAAATATTGGCTTGCTGTATTATGTTAATTCTCTTCGTAGAATTTAATTGCTAATTTTTCTTCGTATTCTTGCTTGTATTCATATAATTCTTCTCTCTCAATCTTGAAGTGATGCTGATAGCCCTCATTCTTTATTTCGTTACAAATACTTTTCTTTTCGTATCATCTAATAGAAGGAAATCACTTGTTACGAGAATGCTATTATTCTCGTTTATAAAGACCTTTTAAAAGAAAATATGATTTTTCATTATAATATAATAAACAAGGGTTAAAAGAGCTAAAATTGAAAAGTTATAAATACTAAACCTTATAAGGTACTTTTTACTTTTTTGTGGATTTCTCTTAATAAAAAGTTTAAATGAAATCACACTTGCGAGGGACGCAACAATTGTACCGAGTCCTCCTAAATTGACCCCTACTAATAAAGGCTGCCAATTTACGGAGAATTTCGATAAAAAGATTGCAGCTGGTACATTGCTTACCAGTTGGCTTAAAATAATCGAACTGAAAAAGATAGATGTGGGACTTTTGAGAGTCTCACTTGCAAATGTTTGAACCACTCTTAATTCCGATACGTTTCCTATAAATATAAAAAAACATATAAAAGTAAAAAGCAGTAAATAATCAATTTTCTTCAATAATTTTATATCAAGTATACATGCGGTTCCCAATGCGATAATAAACGCAAGTTTGTAGCTTAAAAATCCTAATATGGATGCAGATATGATACAAAATAGGATTCCCCATACTGTTGCCTCTTTTTTATTTTTTATCGAAATAGACGGAAGTTCTATTTCCAATGGTTGGCTTTTCAATCTTTGATTAAGAAATAATAACAGAACAATTCCAAGAACCACTAATAGAAGGATTGTTGTAAAAAATTCTATAGGCCTGATTCCGTAGTTAGTAAATATAAAAAGATTTTGAGGATTTCCCATAGGAGTTAAGCTACTCCCGATGTTAGCCGCAATTGTCTCTAGTATAATAGTATCCAACATAGAAGTTTGTATCATCTTACTGATTATAAGTGTTAATGGTACAAATGTTATTAATGCCACATCATTCGTTACAAGCATGGAACTAAAAAAGCATAATAAAATTAGGATTGTTGAAACACTTTTACTATTATGACATTTACTCAATATAGCAATGGCAAACTTATCTAATAGTTTCAGATCGTCCAGAGCCTTAACTACGAGCATAAGATTAAATAGACTGACTAATACTTTAAAATTAATATATTCTAGTTTTGGTGCATGGAATAAACAGCTTCCGATTGCTAATAAGAATGATATCGTAAATACAATATCTTTTTTAAAAATTGCAAATTTCAAGTTCACTTTTTTTTCGTTTTTCACATAAATATATCCTTTCGTCAATCCCCACTTCAGTACTATTTATTTTACCACAGACCTATGTTTCTTGCATTTGACACCTCCATGCACTTAAAAGCACCATCATATGCCATTCATACAGTACTTATAACGATCAAACTGAATAAAGACTCTAAAAATACTGTTAAAAACTGTCTTATAAGTCATCTTTCATATATAGAATTCTAATTATTACTTAAAAACATTCATTGTAACCTTTGCTTTTACTTGCAATGGTTCATCTATAAGGAGTTTTTCATTTGCAAGACTTAAACTTACCATTCCAACACACATCCCTATTTTTAGTAGCTTTGTACTTTTCAAAATGATCAGTCCTTTCATATTTTTAATGAAGTGTAGCGCTTTAAAAAGAAGATGTATTCTTCATATGAAAAATTTATGTCATGTTATTATTTTTGCTTTCGCATGAAAATTCTCTAATTCAACAGATTTATATTTAATTGATTCCGAAACAAGGTTTTTGGCGCCATGAGGCTGAAACTCTATACCGTCACCATTTGCAGACGTGTTTTATTGTATGTGGCGTACTATCATATACCTATCCATTTAATATTTTGAACGAATCTCTTATTTTATTGTTTGTTGATCCACCAAAAATATAAACAGGAAATCTATTATACTTATCGAATATTTTAATTTGATTATATAAAATAAGAGGTGAGCAATGAAAGAACTACCAGTTACAATTCATTTAGATCATGTTACGTTTCAATTAAAAGAGCATCAAGATTTTGAGTGGCTGACAAAACTAGGAAAAGTGTTTGCTGTATTTGATAAGCAAGACTCCGGAAATCTATCTTTTGGTATAGAACAAGATGGCTTGAAATCGTTTGTTAAATTCGCTGGTGCGAAACCGATGAATTACGAAGGAAATCCTAACGATGCGGTTCTATGTTTAAAACAAGCTGTTTCCCTTTATCAAGAGCTCAAACATCGCCATCTCATTCCATTAAAAGATCATTTTGAAGTAAACAATGGATATGTCGCTATTTTTGAATGGTTTCACGGAGAATCACTAAGACCCAAATTACAAAATCAACTTAACCTCGCTTCTTCTTTTGAACGTTATAAGCAGTTACCGATTGAAAAGCGTCTTACTTCTATAGATTGTATTTTTAATTTTCATGTACATGTTGAACAAAGAAACTATGTCGCTATTGATTTCTATGATGGAAGCATTTTATATGATTTTACAGCCAATACAACTAAAATTTGTGATATTGATCTTTATGCGCAACAACCTTATGTAAATTTCATGGGAAGAATGTGGGGCTCTTCACGATTTATGTCACCTGAAGAATTTGAATTAGGCGCACAAATTGATGGGAAAACAAATGTATTTAACATGGGGGCAATGGCCTTCTTTCTTTTAGGTGGTGGCTTGAATCGATCGTTTGCAAAATGGGAGGCTGGAAAACCTTTATATGATGTAGCCTATCGCGCCGTAGAAAGCGATAGGAATAAACGCTATACATCGGTAAAAGCGTTTTATGAAGCATGGTGCTCTGTATGGTAACCTCCCTATTTCGTTACAATCTTTCATAAAATATAACAAAAAGGAGCTACTGGGCTCCTTTTTTGTTTGTACTCATACGAATACGTTACATAGTTTTTTCTTTTACACATATTTGTGAAATTGCATTAAAAATTAATATCCTCCGCCCCAGCAGCTGCATCCAACAATAATCAATAAAATGAATAATACAACTAATAAAGCGAATCCTCCACCAAAACCACAAGAACCACCGTAACTCATATTTTTTCCTCCTTTTGGTTTCAAAACTAATAGGTAGTTGATTATTTTAACGGGTTCGTATTATACAGTATGTTTTTATCCATGTTTTGAGCGTGTCTCATTGAAATAAACGAAAACTTTCTTCTAAATTAGGCTAATGGCAACCCCCTCTTTTCCTTTAAATAGGCAGAAAAAAACTAGACCGACTATCACAACTGTAGGTTCCGTTTTAACACTAAATTTTGTAAGTTTTTTGCACAAGTCTTATCAAAAATTTCATACTACTAAAGCCATTGGCCTAGCTCACCAATTATAATTTAGAAAAGAATTTTTAAACCATTGTATTCTTATCGGAATTATGGAATAATGAATTAAAACTACTGTAACGGGGGAATAGATTATGAAAACAATTGGGTTAATCGGTGGGTTAAGTTGGGAGTCAACATCTTTATATTATAAACATATCAATACGCTTGCACTTACCCAATATAATCAAAATGCAAAACTCGTTTTATACAGCATGGATTTTGGGGAAATCACAACATTATTGCAAAATCATCAATATGAGGAAGTGAAACATGAATTAATTGATGTAGCGAAGAAAGTGGAAAGCTCCGGCGCTGACTGTATACTCATGTGTTCCAATACTGTTCATCAATTTGCAGATGAAGTAGAAAAAGCTGTATCTATCCCTCTCCTCCATATAGGTGATGTAAGTGCAGAAAAAATTGTGAAACAGCAGATTAAGCGCATCGGTCTTCTCGGAACAAAGCAAACAATGGAAAAAGATTTTTATAAAGCAAGGTTAGCTAATTATGGGATTGAAACAATGATTCCTCATAAAGATGAACGAAACTTGATCCATCATATTATTTTAAATGAGTTAAGTAAAGGGATCCTTTCACCGCAATCAAAAGAAATATTGTTACAAATTGCAACGACACTAATTGGAAACGGAGCTGAAGGTATTTTATTAGGATGTACAGAAATTCCTTTACTGCTCTCGCAAAAAGATCTCCCTATTCCCGTGTTTGATACAGCTTATCTACATGCAGAAACTGCTGTGCAATTTGCGGGGTAACATCTTTCATGCGTATATGGAACATGTCAATGATTCGCAATATACTATCTTCTCATCTCATTTCATATGGAAGAATTATTTTTGTTTTTAAAATAAGTACATGAAAAATAAAAATATTATTCTTCATGTACTTAAAGATTTACCCATTTGCTACTTGTTTTTGTTCCATTTGTTTCTTATCAGAACGTATCAAAATAGGTACGACAGCACTCGCTATAACAAATAGTGCACCTGCAAACTGAATAAAAGATGGAATACTATCATTAAATAATACGTCTAAAAATAAGGAAAACAAAATATTCAAATATAAAAGTGTAGATAACTTTGATATTCGTGGTGTTAATTTATATGCTATTCCTCTGAACCATTGATTTCCGATACTACCTGCTGCCATTAAAATCAAAAATAATAGTACAATTGGGCTCGATATCAATACTTCTTCGTAATTCGTCTTCGTAAAACAGATTGATAAAAATGCAGATAAAATACTACCATATAAATAAGTGTAAGTCATGATAGAAAGATTATCATCAGTTTGTGCACTTCTATGTAAGAATATTTGCGAAAAAGCTAGCGAAATTCCAGAAAGTACACCTATTCCTAAATAAAATAGAGATTTAAAATCAATCCCACCTGTTTTCAATATAAGAAACACTCCTAAAAATCCAAAAATTGAGGCTATCATTTCCATTCTTGTCGCACGTTTTGTTTTGGAGAAGAGTGTAAAGAGACAAATAAAAATAGGTCCTGTATTATATAAAACCATAGCTATAAACAGGGAACTATTAGCTGCACATAGAAAAAATAACGCTTGAGAAAGAGTAATGGAAAACGCTCGCGGTAATTGCTTATAACTATTCAACCAAAACGCTTTTCTTTGTATCCGATTCACAATAAAAGGAATTAAGAAAAGAAACGGAATAAAAAATCTTGCTGTTAAAGTTAAAAAGAAATCTCCAGAAAAAATAGCATGTTCTGCGAAAAAACCAGACAGCGAAAAACTGAAACCTGAAAGAATCATATAAAATGATGCTTTCTTCATATTGTCCACTAATAAAGAACCTCCAATCTAGTAAATAGATAGACCGAGAAATATTCTTTTTGATTTCTCGGTCTTGTAGGCATACCCCAAAGACAGTGTCTAAAGCATGAGAGTAGATGCATAAAATGAACTTTCATACTCTTTCTTCTTTTCACAAATCAGCCTTCCGCTTGTTTGCTTCTTTCCAACGCTACATTTTTATGTGAAACTTTTGTTTTGGAATGATTATCATTTATGATAATACCAATTCTCCTTTTAAAATTAACCGCGCAGTACGAGTAATACTAGATTGTTTAATAGAATACTTTCCATTTGATTCCACTACAATTGACTCTGTTTGAATTTGACCTGCTGGATGTTCAATAATTATTGGATTCGATTCTTCCACTTTATATGAACCACTCTTCTTTACAATATGATTAGCAGTTGTTCCATTAATCTTTATTGCCGCAGAAAGCGCCAGCGATCCTGTTACAGCATGTGTACTATGACATTGATGTGGAATAAAATATCGTGATGTTATCGTACCGGACTTTCTAGGTCTTGAGACAATTGCTATTTTAGGAATTACTTTATTAGACACATTCCCTAAATTCGCAAGTGCAGCTACTTTTTTTCGAATCATATCAATTTTATTTAAAAACATTGTATTAGAATTCAGTAATTCAGGGCTTTCATCTCCCTCAATACCAAGTTCAGTCGCTTGAATAATAATTAAAGGGACTGAAACATCTATACAAGACACATTGATGCCTTCAATCACATCCATCTTGGATCCTGTAGGAAAAAGCTTTCCTGTAACAGATCCAACTGAATTCATAAAGTTCAGTCGAATTGGGGCGCCAGTTCCTGGAACACCATCAATTTTCACATCTCCACTATACAGTGCATTTCCATTTTCAGTAAGAATCTTCGACTCCACGATAGCATTTGTATTTACATTTCTAATGGTAACTGTCATTTCACCAGATTCGGCCTTTATTACACCACTTTCAATTGCATAGGGTGCCACAGCTGAAATAATATTACCGCAGTTTACACTATCATCTAATACCATTTTCTTTAAATCTGCCTGCAAGAATAAATAGTCAATATCGATTCCTGGATCAGTTGATTTACGAATAATAGCAATTTTATTGGATAAAGGATCTAGTGACCCCATTCCATCAACGCCGCGAGCATTTCCAGCTCCTAACACTTTTAAAATTACCTCATTCCTCAATCGCTTATTTGAAGGTAAGTGTTTATCTAAAAAAAATAATCCTTTTGATGTTCCTCCACGCATTACAAAACAAGGTATTTTCATTATAGACATCTCCTTTATAAAAATAACTTTAGTACTTTACATAAAAATAAATAGATATAATATACCAACTATTTATTTTGTGCTGATATGTTTCCTAGTCAAAGAAAAAAATATGATTCTCCAAATATATAAACCTCCTATTTTGTTTATCATTTTTAATAAATAGAAAAAAATAACTTTTATGTAAAACACCCCCTAACTTTATTATGTATTCTAGCAAGAAAGAGAATAATAATTAATATCATTTCTTGTATAAAAACATGTTCTAAAATTCGGAACATTGATGATAAAAAATCACATCGTCCTCTCATATGCATGACAATGTGATTTCGGGAACTTTATGACAAGCAAATAAAAAATCACCCTAATCCATTCTTAAAAATCATAAACGGTTAGAGTGATTATATATTTTTAAAAATAACTTGATATTGTTGCATTTGTTAATTATGAATTCGCTATAGTAACGGGACGTTCATTGTCAGAAAGAGATTTCTCTTGTTGGAACATTGGTAAATAAATCGTAACAGATGTTCCAACGCCAACTTTACTCATAATACTAATTCTTCCTTGATGTTGTTCAATAATTTTATAGCTTAACATTAAACCAATTCCAGTGCCTTTTTCTTTTGTACTATAGAATGGTTCTCCTAACCTTTTAATACGTTCTTCCGGTATACCAATTCCCTCGTCTACTAAATCAATTATCACTTCATTTATTCTATTCGTTTTCATATGAATAAAGATTTTACCACCATCTGGCATCGCCTCGATTGAATTCTGTAAAATGTTAATAAATACTTGTTTTAATTGATTTTCACAGCACTCAATTACTAATTCTTTTGATTCCGATATAATTTCAATTTGAATATTTGTCATAATTGCTTTTGTATTAATTAGTGAAACAACATTTTTCATGATAGAATAAAGATTTTTCTTTTCTGTAGGAATTATATCTGTTTTAGCGATTGATAAAAATTCGTGAAGAATAGACTCAATTCGTTCAATCTCTGAAAGCATAAGGTCAAAGTATTTCCCTTGATCTTCTTTATTTATTTGAAAGAGCTGAATAAACCCCTTAATTACCGTTAATGGATTTCGAACCTCATGTGCTACTCCTGCAGCTAATTGTCCAATTGCTGCAAGCGTATCTGATTTATTTAATAACTCTTCTGTTTTTTTTCTTTCAGTAATATCACGAACAATAATCATAATTCTATCTTTCAATAGTAGAAAACATCTAGCTTCAAAAAAGCTTATGCTTCCTTTCAAAGAAAGGGAATACTCTACAATAACCATCGATTCTGTTTTCTGCACCTGATCGATAGCTTCTTGGAACTGTTGTGCCACAGGAGATGGCAAATCTTCATAAAACTTTTTCCCCATAAAATCTTCTGCTGGTACATAAAATTTCGTAGGTGAACCGGCTTTATAATCTATAATCGTTCCATCAGCTTCTGTTAAAAAGCATAAATCTGGTAGCGCTTGAAAAATGAGCTCCAATTCGGATGTCTGTTCTTTTAACTGGGCTTCGATCTTTTTTAAATGGGTAATATCGACCCCAACAGCCCAGTAACTAAATCCAGAAACCGGAAAGCGATTGGATATATTAGACCACATAATGGTTTTCTGCTCGCCATTTTTACAAGTTAAGTTCATTTCCCAATCTCGAAAATCTCTTCCGTAAACGGCAAACTTTTCTTGGATTTGTCGACGATAGTTTGCATCTGGATATAATAATTCAAGAGCTTTTGGATTCCCGATCATTTCTTCTGCTGTGTAACCCGTTACACTCTTGCATTCACGATTCCATAAAATAAATTCACCATCAAGGTCAAGAGCATCAACCATAACAGGCATATTTTGTAAAATGGTATATAATTGTTCTTTCTCCTTTGCAAGCAATTGTAAATTTTGATTTTGGTTTTGAAGTTGAGTTCTCGCATGATTTACAATAAGACTGGAAAGTGTTTCGAAATATTTTTGACAATAAACCATATCCTTTTTTATAGGACAAGCAATAAAAGCCCCTAAATATTGCTCGTCTAAAAAAATGGGAATTTCAATCGTAGTCAATCTATAATCTATTTCTTGATCTATACCGAATGAAAAAATACATTCTCTTTCAGCATCAAGAAGTTGGTGTGCCATATTTGTTAATTTATAAAACTGTTCCGCCATTATTTTTATTGTGTTCACATCAATGAGTTCCATTAGCCGAGCACTCATTCCTTTTTCACCTCTATATGTAAATTTAATACCAATTTTTAACGCATGCTTCTTCATTATACGGATAATAGCCGTTCAGGTATAGAGCAGAAGTGTAATTATTCAAATAAATTTTTATTTTTTAATAAGAATATCCAAACTACTAATGAAGTGAATGTAAAATTCACAAATTTTCCACAAAGAATCCCCAAAATATATACAACAATTCCAAAATATTCTAT
The window above is part of the Bacillus cytotoxicus NVH 391-98 genome. Proteins encoded here:
- a CDS encoding SLC13 family permease, whose translation is MKNEKKVNLKFAIFKKDIVFTISFLLAIGSCLFHAPKLEYINFKVLVSLFNLMLVVKALDDLKLLDKFAIAILSKCHNSKSVSTILILLCFFSSMLVTNDVALITFVPLTLIISKMIQTSMLDTIILETIAANIGSSLTPMGNPQNLFIFTNYGIRPIEFFTTILLLVVLGIVLLLFLNQRLKSQPLEIELPSISIKNKKEATVWGILFCIISASILGFLSYKLAFIIALGTACILDIKLLKKIDYLLLFTFICFFIFIGNVSELRVVQTFASETLKSPTSIFFSSIILSQLVSNVPAAIFLSKFSVNWQPLLVGVNLGGLGTIVASLASVISFKLFIKRNPQKSKKYLIRFSIYNFSILALLTLVYYIIMKNHIFF
- a CDS encoding protein kinase family protein, whose amino-acid sequence is MKELPVTIHLDHVTFQLKEHQDFEWLTKLGKVFAVFDKQDSGNLSFGIEQDGLKSFVKFAGAKPMNYEGNPNDAVLCLKQAVSLYQELKHRHLIPLKDHFEVNNGYVAIFEWFHGESLRPKLQNQLNLASSFERYKQLPIEKRLTSIDCIFNFHVHVEQRNYVAIDFYDGSILYDFTANTTKICDIDLYAQQPYVNFMGRMWGSSRFMSPEEFELGAQIDGKTNVFNMGAMAFFLLGGGLNRSFAKWEAGKPLYDVAYRAVESDRNKRYTSVKAFYEAWCSVW
- a CDS encoding YjcZ family sporulation protein, which encodes MSYGGSCGFGGGFALLVVLFILLIIVGCSCWGGGY
- a CDS encoding aspartate/glutamate racemase family protein produces the protein MKTIGLIGGLSWESTSLYYKHINTLALTQYNQNAKLVLYSMDFGEITTLLQNHQYEEVKHELIDVAKKVESSGADCILMCSNTVHQFADEVEKAVSIPLLHIGDVSAEKIVKQQIKRIGLLGTKQTMEKDFYKARLANYGIETMIPHKDERNLIHHIILNELSKGILSPQSKEILLQIATTLIGNGAEGILLGCTEIPLLLSQKDLPIPVFDTAYLHAETAVQFAG
- a CDS encoding DMT family transporter, which codes for MKKASFYMILSGFSFSLSGFFAEHAIFSGDFFLTLTARFFIPFLFLIPFIVNRIQRKAFWLNSYKQLPRAFSITLSQALFFLCAANSSLFIAMVLYNTGPIFICLFTLFSKTKRATRMEMIASIFGFLGVFLILKTGGIDFKSLFYLGIGVLSGISLAFSQIFLHRSAQTDDNLSIMTYTYLYGSILSAFLSICFTKTNYEEVLISSPIVLLFLILMAAGSIGNQWFRGIAYKLTPRISKLSTLLYLNILFSLFLDVLFNDSIPSFIQFAGALFVIASAVVPILIRSDKKQMEQKQVANG
- a CDS encoding PrpF domain-containing protein, yielding MKIPCFVMRGGTSKGLFFLDKHLPSNKRLRNEVILKVLGAGNARGVDGMGSLDPLSNKIAIIRKSTDPGIDIDYLFLQADLKKMVLDDSVNCGNIISAVAPYAIESGVIKAESGEMTVTIRNVNTNAIVESKILTENGNALYSGDVKIDGVPGTGAPIRLNFMNSVGSVTGKLFPTGSKMDVIEGINVSCIDVSVPLIIIQATELGIEGDESPELLNSNTMFLNKIDMIRKKVAALANLGNVSNKVIPKIAIVSRPRKSGTITSRYFIPHQCHSTHAVTGSLALSAAIKINGTTANHIVKKSGSYKVEESNPIIIEHPAGQIQTESIVVESNGKYSIKQSSITRTARLILKGELVLS
- a CDS encoding PAS domain-containing sensor histidine kinase; translated protein: MSARLMELIDVNTIKIMAEQFYKLTNMAHQLLDAERECIFSFGIDQEIDYRLTTIEIPIFLDEQYLGAFIACPIKKDMVYCQKYFETLSSLIVNHARTQLQNQNQNLQLLAKEKEQLYTILQNMPVMVDALDLDGEFILWNRECKSVTGYTAEEMIGNPKALELLYPDANYRRQIQEKFAVYGRDFRDWEMNLTCKNGEQKTIMWSNISNRFPVSGFSYWAVGVDITHLKKIEAQLKEQTSELELIFQALPDLCFLTEADGTIIDYKAGSPTKFYVPAEDFMGKKFYEDLPSPVAQQFQEAIDQVQKTESMVIVEYSLSLKGSISFFEARCFLLLKDRIMIIVRDITERKKTEELLNKSDTLAAIGQLAAGVAHEVRNPLTVIKGFIQLFQINKEDQGKYFDLMLSEIERIESILHEFLSIAKTDIIPTEKKNLYSIMKNVVSLINTKAIMTNIQIEIISESKELVIECCENQLKQVFINILQNSIEAMPDGGKIFIHMKTNRINEVIIDLVDEGIGIPEERIKRLGEPFYSTKEKGTGIGLMLSYKIIEQHQGRISIMSKVGVGTSVTIYLPMFQQEKSLSDNERPVTIANS